One Chryseobacterium wanjuense genomic region harbors:
- a CDS encoding xylulokinase: protein MYLLGYDIGSSSVKVCLIEASSGKIIASDFSPKKEMKIMAINSGWAEQNPAEWWLNLKLAHESVMHESGINPEDIKGIGITWQMHGLILVDKDQNLLRPSIIWCDSRAVPYGEKAFKEIGEEKCLSHLLNSPGNFTASKLAWVKENEPEIFEKIDKIMLPGDYIAMRLSGEIGMTVEGLSEGIFWDFKNNCISEDVINYYGIPKSFFPEIIPTFGIQSTVSATAAQELGLKEGTPISYRAGDQPNNALSLNVFNPGEIASTAGTSGVVYGVLDKLEYDTMSRVNTFAHVNHSPEETRLGVLLCINGTGILNSWLKHNFATSLSSYGDMNDLASLSPIGSKGLSIIPFGNGAERVLENKDTRCSIHGINFNIHTKGDILRAAQEGIVFSYEYGMNIMRGMGMDIQVVRAGNANMFLSSIFRQTLSSVSNAVIELYDTDGAVGAARAAGMGIGFYADSNEAFSSLEKLAVIEPEKEKREQYFEAYSRWHEHLKEIV, encoded by the coding sequence ATGTATTTGCTAGGATATGACATAGGCAGTTCTTCTGTAAAAGTTTGTCTCATTGAGGCATCCAGTGGAAAAATTATTGCATCAGATTTTTCTCCAAAAAAGGAAATGAAAATTATGGCCATCAACTCAGGCTGGGCCGAGCAGAACCCCGCTGAATGGTGGCTGAATCTAAAACTGGCACATGAGTCGGTGATGCATGAATCTGGAATCAACCCTGAAGACATCAAGGGAATTGGCATTACATGGCAAATGCACGGTTTGATTTTAGTCGATAAAGATCAGAATCTGCTGCGTCCGTCGATTATCTGGTGTGACAGCCGTGCTGTTCCGTATGGTGAAAAGGCTTTTAAAGAAATTGGAGAAGAGAAATGTTTATCACATTTATTGAATTCGCCGGGAAATTTTACCGCTTCAAAATTAGCTTGGGTTAAAGAAAACGAACCTGAAATTTTCGAAAAAATAGATAAAATAATGCTTCCCGGAGATTATATCGCCATGAGACTTTCCGGAGAAATCGGAATGACGGTAGAAGGATTATCAGAAGGGATTTTCTGGGATTTTAAAAATAATTGTATCTCGGAAGATGTTATCAATTATTATGGGATTCCGAAAAGCTTTTTCCCTGAAATCATCCCTACTTTCGGGATTCAATCAACAGTTTCTGCAACGGCAGCTCAGGAATTAGGCTTAAAAGAAGGTACACCTATTTCATATAGAGCCGGAGATCAACCTAATAATGCATTATCATTAAATGTTTTCAACCCGGGAGAAATTGCCTCGACGGCAGGAACTTCGGGAGTAGTCTATGGAGTACTGGATAAATTGGAGTATGACACCATGTCGAGGGTAAATACCTTTGCCCACGTCAACCACAGTCCGGAGGAAACGAGATTAGGCGTATTGCTGTGTATTAACGGAACAGGAATTTTAAACTCATGGCTGAAACACAATTTTGCAACCTCACTTTCTTCCTATGGAGATATGAATGATCTGGCATCACTTTCACCAATCGGCTCAAAAGGATTAAGCATTATTCCTTTCGGAAACGGAGCAGAAAGAGTATTGGAGAACAAGGATACCCGCTGTTCCATACACGGAATTAATTTTAATATTCATACAAAAGGAGATATTTTGAGGGCGGCACAGGAAGGAATCGTTTTTTCCTACGAATACGGAATGAATATCATGAGAGGTATGGGAATGGATATCCAGGTGGTTCGCGCAGGCAATGCCAATATGTTTTTAAGCTCGATTTTCCGTCAGACACTTTCCAGTGTGAGTAATGCAGTGATTGAGCTGTACGACACAGATGGAGCCGTAGGTGCTGCAAGAGCAGCCGGAATGGGAATAGGATTTTATGCAGACTCTAATGAAGCCTTTTCATCACTTGAGAAATTAGCGGTCATTGAGCCTGAGAAAGAAAAAAGAGAACAGTATTTCGAAGCATATTCAAGATGGCACGAGCATCTTAAAGAAATAGTATAA
- a CDS encoding NUDIX hydrolase encodes MNQDFIHTYVSVDCVVFGFDHDNRLNILLVQRYIDDVPADKQRKLPGSLIFSNEDVDDAAHRVLHELTGIKKMVLKQFKCFADPLRASNQSDIKWMGTEYMHNIDRIITVAYLSLCKIDQKINSTKYETVDWHPIDQVPALPFDHNKIINESLTEIRRWIETDFSIIFELLPKKFTIRQLYQLYSALSEKQIDIKNFHKKISSFNYIIPLEEIEKNVSHRAARYYKFDAKIYKKNNTKLIK; translated from the coding sequence ATGAACCAGGATTTTATTCATACTTATGTCTCTGTCGATTGTGTGGTATTTGGATTTGATCATGATAACAGACTCAATATTTTACTTGTGCAACGATACATAGATGATGTACCTGCAGATAAGCAAAGAAAATTGCCAGGTAGCTTGATTTTTAGTAACGAAGATGTCGATGATGCAGCCCATAGAGTTCTTCACGAGTTAACGGGAATAAAAAAAATGGTTCTGAAACAGTTCAAGTGCTTTGCCGATCCGCTTCGTGCAAGCAATCAGAGCGATATCAAGTGGATGGGAACCGAGTATATGCATAATATTGATAGGATTATTACAGTCGCCTACCTTTCTTTATGTAAAATAGATCAGAAAATCAACAGTACCAAGTATGAGACCGTAGACTGGCATCCTATCGATCAGGTACCTGCATTACCTTTTGATCATAATAAAATCATCAACGAATCTTTAACCGAGATAAGAAGATGGATTGAGACAGATTTTTCAATTATTTTTGAATTGCTGCCGAAAAAATTTACCATAAGACAGCTGTATCAGCTGTACAGCGCATTAAGTGAAAAACAGATCGATATCAAGAATTTTCATAAAAAAATTTCATCATTTAATTATATTATTCCTTTAGAAGAAATAGAAAAAAATGTATCGCATCGGGCAGCAAGATATTACAAGTTCGACGCTAAGATCTACAAGAAAAACAACACTAAACTAATTAAATAA